The following is a genomic window from Methanoplanus sp. FWC-SCC4.
GCATTCCGAAGAGGAAACTTTGGAAAAAATACTGAATATTGTTCGTTTTAAAAGTAAAGGGATGACGATAACCGAGTTATCCCGTCATACGAACATTCACAGGAACTCTATTGCAAAATATCTTCAGATTTTGTTAGCATCAGGCAAAGTTGATGTGCAGCTTGTGGGGAATGCAAAAGTCTACACTATATCCAAAAGAGTTCCTATGAGCTCAATGCTGAGTTTTACTTCAGATTTTGTTGTTTTAATAAATAAAGAGGGCAATATTCTGGATGTCAATGACAGATATCTGGATTATTTCAATCTTAAAAAGGAAGATTTGCTTAATCAGTTGTGGTCGGATTTAGATCTTCCAATAATAAAGCATCCGGAAGTAAAACCTCTTGTGATAGCGGGTTTGGAAGACGGAGAAAAATCCGGATATGAAATTATTTTTGATAAATCCGGTAGGGAACTCAATTTTTACATAAATATTATTCCTATTGTGCTTGACGGAGGAGGTAAAGGCCTTTTCCTGTTTATGCAGGATTTCACGGCTCAAAAAATTGCTGAAGAAGCAATGGTTGAGAGTGAGGAGAAATTTCATAATCTTTTCAATAATGCACTTGATGCAATTTTACTATATGAAATAAATGATGATGGATTAATAGGAAATCTTCTTGAAGTAAATGAAATTGCTTCAAAAAAACTGATGTACGGTTATGATGAACTTTTAAATATGCCTGCCAGGTCAATAATAGTTCCTGACAGCTGGGATATTTCTTCACAGATTGATCAGGAACTTGCAGAACAATATAATTCAATATTTACCGGATTTTTGATAAAAAAAGATTCAAAAAATATACCTGTTGAGATAAGCAGCCAGATTTTTGAATTGAATGGGAGGCTTGTTGTATTATTTATTGTAAGGGATGTAACGAAGTGGAAAGAAACCCAGAAAAAATTGGAAATCAGTCAAAACAGATATCGAGGGATAATTGAGACTCAGAAAGAAATAATCTGCAGGTATTATCCTGATGGAACATACAGTTTTGTTAATGATGCTTTTTGCAGGTATTTCAATAAAAAAAGGGAAGATATTCTTGAAAAATCTGAGTTGTTCAAAATCCCGTTTGCCGACAGGGAAATCATTCAGTCAGGTCTGGGTCAGATTTCAATTGATAATCCCGCTGTTAATTATGAGCACAGAGTTATAATGGAGGACAACAGTGTTCGGTGGATTCAATGGAATAATACCGGTACATTTAACGATTCCGGAGAAATTGCGGAATATCAGCTTGTTGGAAGGGATATCTCTGATCAAAAAAAGGCAGAGCAGGCACTTAAGCAAAGTGAAGAGGTTTCCAGAATACTCCTGGATGAATCAAAAAATTCTGCAATAATGATTGACAAAAATGGGAATATTCTTGGGTATAATAAAAAAATTTTTTCATGCTATGATTTAAGGGTTGATTTAGATGATCCCGGTCAGGAATCAATAAGGGGAAAAAACTACTCTGAGATTTTCAGCAGTGAAGATTCTGATTATTTTTCATTGGCTGTTGAAAACTGTATAAATAATAAAAATGGAGGATTTTTTAATAAAAAAAAGAATTCCCGAACATATCATATGAGTTATTATCCCATATTCGATGAAAATGAGGATATTGCGAGAATTGCTTTTTTCAAGCATGATATTACAAAAATCAAACAGATGGAGGACAGCCTCACCGGGACAATAAAGAAGTTAAGTGAAATTATTGAATTTTTACCCGAGGCAACATTTGCAGTTGATCTTAATAAGAAAGTAATTGCCTGGAATAAAGCCATGGAGAAGCTTACAAATATTCGAAAAGAGGATATTCTTGAGATGAGTGGGATATATTTCACTCCTTTTTATAAAGAATCCGGGAATATGCTCATTGACCAGCTGATTAAGGAAAAAGATTATATAAATTTAGATCAGTCTGAAAAAAATGCATTAACAAAAATTGGATATTTTAAGGACGTTTTTGATGGTAAAGGTGCATATCTCTGGAGTAAAACTTCATATTTATATGATGACAGTGGTTTGGTTGTCGGGGCAATACAGACATTAAGGGATATTACGCAGCTTAAAATGACACGCAATGCTCTTGAAAAAAGTGAGATGAGATATCGGGCTGTTGTTGAAGAACATACAGATATGATCTGTCGTTTTTCAATGCCTGACAAAAAAATTTCCTTTGTCAATAAAGAACTTTGCAGAAATTTCAATTTTACACCTGAAGAGTTAACCGGCCAGGATATATCCATTATTTTTCCTGAGAATGTTTGCAGGGAAATTAGGGCAATAAAACTAAATTTCTTTGTTGAGGGACAGGCATCTTACTATGAAACCAGAATTGTGGATTATAAGGGTAATTCATTCTGGCAGGAATGGAAAATAAACCCGATTATTGATAAAAATAACTATTTGGTTGAATTTCAGTGTGTAGGGCGGGATATAACAGACAAAAAAGAAACTGAGATCAGTTTAAGGGGAAGTGAAAAGAAATACAGGGACTTAATTGAAACATCAAAGTCTATAATTATTAAGCTTAACAATAAAGGCAAAATCACATTTATAAATGAGTTTGGCGAGAGTGTGTACGGTTATTCCCGTGATGAAGTAATTGGTAAGGATTTTTCAGGCACCCTTGCTCCTGAAATAGAATCTAACGGCAGAGATACCCGTGAGTTTATTCGTGAGGTTTGTGAGAATCCGGAGTTATATAACATCAGTGAAAATGAGGGTATTACAAAAAATAATAAATTATTATGGATCTCATGGTCCTTTAGTCTAATAAAGGATAAAAAAATAAAAGATGACGGGATACTGTGTATTGGTTCTGATATTACTGAAAAAAAGAAATTTGAAGAACTGCAAAAATTATCAGAGAATAATCTTGATACATTGCACAAGTCTGCTGTAAAACTGTCTGAAATGTCAGGCTTAAATTCTATTTTAGAATATATTTCTGTGGAATTAAAAAATATTGTACCTTATGCAGTTGCAAATATATCTATTCTTAATAAAAACTCCGGTATGTTTGAAATATATTCATTTAAAGGTTCAATTGATGGATATGAAGGTATATGCTGTGATATGATGGAGCTAAATCTTCATGAGCATAAATACAGACTTCCTGAAGGCTATGCCGGTAAACTGTTGAATGAAAAGATTCTTGTCTCCGAAAATGGAGTTTATGGACTATTCCAGGAAAGTCTCCCGCTATACAAGTGTAATACAATAAATAACATACTCAATATTGGTAAATGCTATACAAAAGGGTTATATTGTAATAACAAACTTTATGGATTAATCTCATTTGCCATTCACGGGGGTGAAAATATGTATGAAACGCAGACTTTTGAGATATTTACAAACCTGGTTTCAATGGCAATACAAAAAGAATATTCAATACAAAATATTTCTTCCGGAAAAAATGGGAATGCAATACCTCTGTCTGAAAAGAATCACACTGTAAATAATTTAATTCGCTTTGAACGTCAGATTACAAAAAAATGTATTGACTGTATTCCAAAGCCCACTTTGACGGTTGACATTAATGGTAAGATCACCACTATTAATATCCATGGATGCGATTATCTGAAATGTTCTGAAAGTGTAGCATTAGGAGAATATTTCTATAATCTTCTGCCTGAGGATTTGCAGAATGATGCAAGAATCATTCATCATAAACTTACTAATGGGAGCATGGAAAGTAACCTGACACTGTTTGCTAAAAACAATGATGATAGAAATAATGATTACAGTTATTCCTGGAAAGCCCAAAAAATTACTGATGATCTGGGAAACATGAAATCATTGCTTTGGATAGGGGATTTTGGAGAGTGAAATTAAGTATTGAGATACTTATTTGCAATTTCAGGATATTCAGGATATGCAGTCAGTATTTGTCCGGCAAAATTTTTTAAGACATATTCATGATATTCTGTTGAATTAACTATTACTAAGGCTGGGGGTGCTTAAATTTGTCATTCATTAATATCGAAAGAAACCAAAAAGTAAAACACAAAAATTGTTCCGGTCGGTTCAAATTATTGGGATTATGTGAAGTTAGATCTGATTATGTATTCAATAAGATTAATTTTCACAATATTCTTTTAATTTTGCTGGTTACCGGATTTTTGTTTTTCGCCGCATTTGCACCGGCAAGTGCTTCTGAGGAGTTAACTACTGGTGAAAATTTGACTGAGAAAAAAAATTCAACTTTAGAAAAAATTGAAAAACCAAATAATATTCTTGATAAACTGGGGCTCATTTCGGAACCTGATCAGAATTCAGCTTTTGATACCAGTGTTAAAAAAGTAACGGCATCAGGGGATTTTGAACTTGATGAAATCTCGGGTGTTCTGTTAAATGAAGCTTCCAAAAATTTTAGAGGCCCTGGTCTGAACAGTGTTAGTACTAATATTGAAGTTTATGATCTTATTCAGGATATTGAGATATCAGATCCGGATTATATGTTAAGGAAAAACGGGCTTGTAATAGACATAAATTACAAAAGCGGGGGACTCAACAATCTCCAAAAGACCTTGTGGGGATATGAAGTTGATGCAACCTCAATTGTGAAGACATTTTATTTAAGTAAACAAAAGAATCTGATTGGCTTCATAATAATAAATTTCAATGATGAGAATAATAAAATACCTCCTGTTAAATTCAAGCTTACTGCGGCTGATATGCAAAAATTTAAAGATTCTGTCAAAGATGGGATTTACATAAAAAAAACAGAATGGTCTTTTGTAAAATTAGATGAAAATTCAGGAATAATTCCTTATGAAGATCCTGATTCCAGAATATATGCTGACAATATTTTATTGGGTACTAATGATGTCATGGAATATACTTTTCTGACATCTGATGAATTTAAAAATTACATTAAAGAAAAGACATATAGTCTGAATGATCTTGCACAGGATATTAATGAACAATATCATCGGAAAGAATGGGTTGGATCAGTAGAGAAGTCAACTGAGTTAATATCTTTATCAGAACAGTACAGGGAAGAAATAAGGGGCATAATTGTACCAATAGGTTTGGAAAATGCAAAAAGCGACTATGAGAGAGCTCTGGATGTTTATTCTGATTCAGGAATGTACTTATGGTACGGAATTACGTTTAACGACCTGGAAAAAATAAGTAAAGGCAGAAAATCTCTTGTTGACGGGCTTGACAAATTAAATGATGTTTTGCAGACTTTGCAGCTTGATTCAATTGATAAATATAAGGTAATTCCTCCGTCGACAAATGCACTCTTGGTTTCTGATGGTATGAAATTAAAGGATATTTATAAATATCAGGATCCGTATGGTTTTAATGATATTTCACTCCAGGTTGATACTTTTGGCTATAAAAATACTTATTATAGCGAAGAATCCAAAGAATATACAACTGCTTCAATCGGAAAAAAATATTTTTATGTTGTAGTTGATGTTACACACCTTGGATACCGTGGCGGTAAATATGAACAAATAAACACACCGGACAACAGTGATTTCACATTGTATTATATGGGAGAGGAATTTAAGGATTCAACGCCCGAAGGATACGTCTTAGGCCTTGGGCACACCTATAAAATGAAAGTCCTTGACAGAAAAGAACACATGGAAGCCGTTTTGATATTTGAAGTTCCTGAAGATTTTTCAGAGAAAAATGCTTATCTTAAGGTTGATCTTGGAAGTGAGGGCATACCAGTCTGGAGTTTTTCATACCGTTAATAATTTTTTTAAATTGAGTTAATATTTTTTTCAAAACTGAAGGGAAGAATGATGCAAAAACTCCCTTCATGTATTATGGGTTTGTGGTCAATAAATGAATGGATATAATTGACCACATATTTTCTCAACCTGGAATATTATATATTTTTCTAAATCATTTTCAATCTATTTCAATAATATCTGCATATGAAAAAATATGTGGAAATTTCTTCTATGCCATAAGAATACCATTAACTTTTAGAAAAGGCTGGTGATTAGGCATCAAATGTAGTTTTTTTAAATTGATTAATATTTGGGGGCACGTATTATTTTTATATTAACAATCTTGCCCGTGGAGACCTGAAAAAATACATTTTTGTATTGTATTTATATATTATATGTGTAAGAAAAAAAAGTTATTTTATTAATATTATTTGATTATTTGTTATGAGTATTCGTCCATTTTGATATGCTTTTTTATGAATTCACGTATTTTTTCTGCTTCACGTAATCCGATATTTATTTCTCTTAAACTTTCATCTATTTTTTTGGCCTGATCATAAATTAAATTTGAATTTTCACCTCCTTCAAGATCAGTAATTCCGACAATTGTCTGGAGGGGATTTCTTATATCTGCATTTATCTGTTCATAATTTTCGACAGATTTCAGGAATAAGTCAAGCTCCCTGATAAGCGTTCTAAGTTTTTTTTCGCTTTTTCTAAGTTCCTCAAGTGATAATTTATAGTCAGTGATGTCTGAAAAAATAATTATGAGGCCTGGTGAACCTTCCAAATAAACGGTAGGGATGATTTTAGTATTATACCATCTGATGGAATCCGGTTTTTTAATTGAAACCTCTTCGTTTATTTCATTCCCTTTCATGGCCTCTTCAATATTTTCATCAATATTTATTCCAAATTTTTTTATAACAGAATTGAAATCCTTGTTTTTGATTTTCTCTTCATTTAAATTAAGAAGATTTAAAAAATTTGTATTTGCCCTGATTATCTTTTTATTTTCATCCAATAGTATTACAGATTCTGCTGATAGATCCATTAATTCGTTTATCGGAACCCTTTTTGATAAAAAAAATACTTTTGCCTGACCATATGACTCCATATCAACCTGACCCTGAAGATTCATTATTTCAAGATAATGACCTACCGAAATTCTGTTAACTCCTATGGCTTCAGAAATCTGTTTGACGGACATTCCACGTGGATTATCTTTCAGGATTTCAATAATTTTTATAAATTCCTTTTGGTCTTTCGGCATAATTTAGTAATTGGTTTTTGTAAAAATGAAACTTTCCATATATTTTTATCATGATATCTGTTAAAAAACATAAAAACTACTCTGAAATTATGATTAGAAGATATATTTATTAATTCAGACTATCATATTGTTTCAATATTTAATGGCATCCAATAAATATGTGTGATAAATAAATTCAAAATATTCTTTTTGTATATTCCTGTCTCAAAAATATATATTATCACGATATCTTAAAAGAAAGAACAGAGGATAAATTATTAAATTAAATACCCTAATTTAAAAACGCCTTTTTCTTTCTTTGAGTATGGGGATCTCAGGTGAAGAAAATATATTTTCAGGGGCATTTTAAAGACCAGTATGATTTTTCTCATACAAATCCGGTCTTTGAATTCAGGTAATTTAATTATTTCTAATTTCATGGCTGGTTTAGTTAAAACAACTGCCAGATCAAATTGTCTGGATATTATTGGAATTTTTGAAAATAAACTGGTGAGCGCACCTAATATCTCCTCAATGTCTGATTGGTGCAGATAACTTCTATTATCCTCTTTAGCTTCTTTCTTGTAGTCAGCATTCCAGATCTGGCCATTGAACCATGAAGTCATCCCTGCCAAAGATAATTTGAGAATAGCATAAAGATACGTCACCACCAAACAATAATAATTCTGGTTATATATTGATGTGCAGGGCATTTTTAAATTGTTTTTTTGCATGGCACTCAGGATTTTAAAATATGATGGGATAAAAAATAGTATCAATATATTTGTTACTTAAATCCATCCTTCCAAATCACGATTTGATTCTTTAATTCGATAATATGTCTCATTGTTGTGCACTTCCATTCCGGTAATGAATATTTCCACATTGCTACATGCATTCGTTGTGCCCACATACCTGCTGCTCCCGGGTGCTTCCCACAGATTAAGTCTGTTCCATTTTATCCAGAAGTCTGCATTATCAGGATCACTTAATGGCAGATTTACCTTATATAGTATCTCTCTATTAAAGGCTTCAAAATCAGAATTTGAATAATTCATATCAGGATTAATTATATATGATATTCCCTTCTCTTTTATTCCCATACGTATGAGGCATAATTCTTTTGTAAGATATGCTTCACTGTTTCTATCATTAAGAAGAATAGCCCTGTCTGCTGAAATAACACTCTCTTCATAATTATATAATTTATAAAGAATAACCGATTTTAATGATGAAGAAAATGGATTTGAATTGTTAATTTTTGTTGCAAAATCAATATTTTCAAGTGCTTTAGAATAATTTCCGCTATGATAATGGAATAAGGCTTTATCAATCTCTTCTTCTTCATTAATAAAAAAGGCGTTTCCCTGTATAATATTAGGAATCTGAAATAATACAAATAAAATTGCTGGAATTACTAAAAGCAGAATCAAATTTTTTTTTTTAATAGTACATGGCAATACACTTCATCCCCCATAAAAAATTTTTAAACCCGGATTTCTCTTTTTCAGATGTTTAATCGTCTGATCAAATTAGTAGTTTTTGTAATATATAAAAATATTATATTGATGTAGCTTTTTTAAGCTACCTCTTAATCAAATAAATGATAAGTACAACTACAATAAACAATATTGTGAAGATTAGCAGAAGATTTATATAAGCAAATGTGAAATCTTCCTCAGTCTGGACCGGTTGATTGTTTGAAGATTTTGGTAATTCCGGTTGTGAGGACTCTGGTTCCTGACTTTCTACAATACTGTCATAAGAAATTTCAGTTTGATCTGTACTTGTTTTTTCCTCAACAGTTGACTGAATATAACTTAAATTGCTTCTTCTGCCGCCTCCGCCTGATGATTTAATTGGAGATATAGTATTTTCTGCTGGTTTTGTCCTTGCGGTATCATTAATAATTGTTTCATTTATTAATCCATACTTATCTGTTGTGCATGTTCCAATAGTATATTCGGTGTCCGGCAACAGGCCCGTAGCAGTATAGTTGCAAATGCCCTTTGCAACAGAGCCTCTGCTCTCTCCGTTGATATATATCAATATCTGAGTGAATTCAGGATCATTTGGATCAGTCCAGTTCCAACATATTGAGTTGTCTGTACAGGATATATTTCTTAGATTTTCCACACCTGTAAGAACTGTTTTATCAGAATATGTTATTCCCTTTCCATATTGCGGCGTCTGATTTTGATTTCCTGATGTATCAACCGTTACAAAGGATATTACATACTCTGTGTCAGGAATTAGTCCGTCTGTTTTTAATCTGTTTACATCCCCGCTTACAGTATAATTTTTGCCTCCGATCCGAATATTAATCTCTTTTAAATCTGGATCTGTTGGATTTATCCAGGTCCATTCAATATAGTCCTGCCCTGCTGACTCATTTAATATTTCAGATACGCCCATCGGAGGAATATTATCTGCTTTTGTTATTCCTGTGGAATTTATGAAACTTTTATTTTCAACACCAAAAATGTCTATTGTACTAGTCGATATCTCGTATGATACATTTGGTAAAAGACCTGATTTTTGGAAAAATTCGATTCCTTTTCCAACCCTTGCAATCTCCTGATTATTATGAGTAATTATTACTTCAACAAATTCATCATCAACAGGATCTTCCCATGTCCAGTTAATATGGTAGTACCCTGTATCCTGAACTGATAAATTTGAGACTGTGCCTAATAGTGTCAGGTCAGTTAAGGTTTTTGCATTGGCATTAGTCCAGGTTTCATTGAGAATTCCGTTTTTGTCTACTGTCTGTGTCTTTATTGAATATTCAGTTGAGGGCATTAATCCTGTCATGTTGTACGTTTTATTTCCCTTCAATATGATGTCCAGAAGAGAATCCTCTGAAAAAATCATTACGTGAGAATAATCAGGATCAACCGGCTCTTCCCATGTCCAGTTTATCCACGTGTATCCTGACGAGACAGAAGTGAGATTAATAAGGCCCGTTAACAAATAGTCAGGTGATGTTTTTGAGGTATTGAATACTTCAGTTTCGCTGAAATCTCCATTTTTGTTGACTGTGAAAATTCCTATTGTGTATTCTGTATCGGGGTTCAGGTTATCAGCTTTATAATATTGTATTCCTGTGGGAATATTTTCTTTTGAATCACTGCCTGAGAAGTTAATAAGGATATAATCCAGATAGGGGTCGTTTGGTTCTTCCCACGTCCATTCTATGGATTTTGATTCATATGTTATATTTTTTAGATTTTCAACAGGTAAAGGCGGTTTTGGTTCATAACTGTGCAGAGGCATATAATCTATATTCAGAGATTCGTGATCAAGTGTTAACTTACTATCACAAATGCCGTCATTGTTTACATCATGCATCGATTCCGAGGTTTGTCCTCCTACACCTTTTCCATAGTAATTTCCTGCAGTAATAGGCCCCCCAATAATATTTTCTTTAATTAGTGGGGTTATGTTCCATTTATTTTCATAACTACCGGTGAAGGATACATCATGATATTTATTATTAAAAATGTTGTCATAGATTAAATTTGAAGAACCTTTAAAAATTATAATTCCATAAAAATTATCGGAAATATTATTACGTGTTATCTGATTGCTACTGCTGCGATCAATTTTTATGCCACTTTGTGCATTATCATAAATGTTTGAATTAATCAGGATATTGTTTTTTGTTCCTGGGCCCAGGCATATTCCAAAATAATTATCCCTCACTTCAATTTCCCTGAATGTACAATCATCTGCAGATGAAAGAAGGCCA
Proteins encoded in this region:
- a CDS encoding PAS domain S-box protein → MEKILNIVRFKSKGMTITELSRHTNIHRNSIAKYLQILLASGKVDVQLVGNAKVYTISKRVPMSSMLSFTSDFVVLINKEGNILDVNDRYLDYFNLKKEDLLNQLWSDLDLPIIKHPEVKPLVIAGLEDGEKSGYEIIFDKSGRELNFYINIIPIVLDGGGKGLFLFMQDFTAQKIAEEAMVESEEKFHNLFNNALDAILLYEINDDGLIGNLLEVNEIASKKLMYGYDELLNMPARSIIVPDSWDISSQIDQELAEQYNSIFTGFLIKKDSKNIPVEISSQIFELNGRLVVLFIVRDVTKWKETQKKLEISQNRYRGIIETQKEIICRYYPDGTYSFVNDAFCRYFNKKREDILEKSELFKIPFADREIIQSGLGQISIDNPAVNYEHRVIMEDNSVRWIQWNNTGTFNDSGEIAEYQLVGRDISDQKKAEQALKQSEEVSRILLDESKNSAIMIDKNGNILGYNKKIFSCYDLRVDLDDPGQESIRGKNYSEIFSSEDSDYFSLAVENCINNKNGGFFNKKKNSRTYHMSYYPIFDENEDIARIAFFKHDITKIKQMEDSLTGTIKKLSEIIEFLPEATFAVDLNKKVIAWNKAMEKLTNIRKEDILEMSGIYFTPFYKESGNMLIDQLIKEKDYINLDQSEKNALTKIGYFKDVFDGKGAYLWSKTSYLYDDSGLVVGAIQTLRDITQLKMTRNALEKSEMRYRAVVEEHTDMICRFSMPDKKISFVNKELCRNFNFTPEELTGQDISIIFPENVCREIRAIKLNFFVEGQASYYETRIVDYKGNSFWQEWKINPIIDKNNYLVEFQCVGRDITDKKETEISLRGSEKKYRDLIETSKSIIIKLNNKGKITFINEFGESVYGYSRDEVIGKDFSGTLAPEIESNGRDTREFIREVCENPELYNISENEGITKNNKLLWISWSFSLIKDKKIKDDGILCIGSDITEKKKFEELQKLSENNLDTLHKSAVKLSEMSGLNSILEYISVELKNIVPYAVANISILNKNSGMFEIYSFKGSIDGYEGICCDMMELNLHEHKYRLPEGYAGKLLNEKILVSENGVYGLFQESLPLYKCNTINNILNIGKCYTKGLYCNNKLYGLISFAIHGGENMYETQTFEIFTNLVSMAIQKEYSIQNISSGKNGNAIPLSEKNHTVNNLIRFERQITKKCIDCIPKPTLTVDINGKITTINIHGCDYLKCSESVALGEYFYNLLPEDLQNDARIIHHKLTNGSMESNLTLFAKNNDDRNNDYSYSWKAQKITDDLGNMKSLLWIGDFGE
- a CDS encoding PAS domain-containing protein — encoded protein: MPKDQKEFIKIIEILKDNPRGMSVKQISEAIGVNRISVGHYLEIMNLQGQVDMESYGQAKVFFLSKRVPINELMDLSAESVILLDENKKIIRANTNFLNLLNLNEEKIKNKDFNSVIKKFGINIDENIEEAMKGNEINEEVSIKKPDSIRWYNTKIIPTVYLEGSPGLIIIFSDITDYKLSLEELRKSEKKLRTLIRELDLFLKSVENYEQINADIRNPLQTIVGITDLEGGENSNLIYDQAKKIDESLREINIGLREAEKIREFIKKHIKMDEYS
- a CDS encoding tetratricopeptide repeat protein, encoding MPCTIKKKNLILLLVIPAILFVLFQIPNIIQGNAFFINEEEEIDKALFHYHSGNYSKALENIDFATKINNSNPFSSSLKSVILYKLYNYEESVISADRAILLNDRNSEAYLTKELCLIRMGIKEKGISYIINPDMNYSNSDFEAFNREILYKVNLPLSDPDNADFWIKWNRLNLWEAPGSSRYVGTTNACSNVEIFITGMEVHNNETYYRIKESNRDLEGWI
- a CDS encoding fibronectin type III domain-containing protein produces the protein MKYKNDALIKYGFLVLMLLLSTVFLPVCAEEIDVTPGMSIQDNINNATEGDTILVHSGIYQENIVVDKKISLIGYDSGSGYPVIDGFNNKSCIHVKENEAIIEKLVLINSSSSNCYGLLSSADDCTFREIEVRDNYFGICLGPGTKNNILINSNIYDNAQSGIKIDRSSSNQITRNNISDNFYGIIIFKGSSNLIYDNIFNNKYHDVSFTGSYENKWNITPLIKENIIGGPITAGNYYGKGVGGQTSESMHDVNNDGICDSKLTLDHESLNIDYMPLHSYEPKPPLPVENLKNITYESKSIEWTWEEPNDPYLDYILINFSGSDSKENIPTGIQYYKADNLNPDTEYTIGIFTVNKNGDFSETEVFNTSKTSPDYLLTGLINLTSVSSGYTWINWTWEEPVDPDYSHVMIFSEDSLLDIILKGNKTYNMTGLMPSTEYSIKTQTVDKNGILNETWTNANAKTLTDLTLLGTVSNLSVQDTGYYHINWTWEDPVDDEFVEVIITHNNQEIARVGKGIEFFQKSGLLPNVSYEISTSTIDIFGVENKSFINSTGITKADNIPPMGVSEILNESAGQDYIEWTWINPTDPDLKEINIRIGGKNYTVSGDVNRLKTDGLIPDTEYVISFVTVDTSGNQNQTPQYGKGITYSDKTVLTGVENLRNISCTDNSICWNWTDPNDPEFTQILIYINGESRGSVAKGICNYTATGLLPDTEYTIGTCTTDKYGLINETIINDTARTKPAENTISPIKSSGGGGRRSNLSYIQSTVEEKTSTDQTEISYDSIVESQEPESSQPELPKSSNNQPVQTEEDFTFAYINLLLIFTILFIVVVLIIYLIKR